From one Paenibacillus sp. FSL K6-1330 genomic stretch:
- the prfA gene encoding peptide chain release factor 1, which translates to MLDRLQSLADRYEKLSELLCDPDVANDSKKLRDYSKEQSDLQPAYEAYVEYKNVIEELEAAKTMQGEKLDDDMREMVKMEIEELTQRERELAEKIRILLLPKDPNDDKNVIIEIRGAAGGDEAALFASDLYRMYTRYADTQGWKVELMDVNTNDLGGFKEVIFMINGRGAYSKMKFESGAHRVQRIPATESGGRIHTSTSTVAVMPEAEEVDIEIHDKDIRVDTFCSSGAGGQSVNTTKSAVRVTHIPTGIVATCQDGKSQNSNKDKALQVLRARIFDMMRQEEEAKYAGERKSKVGTGDRSERIRTYNFPQSRVTDHRIGLTVHKLDQVMNGEIEEIVSALTLAEQAELMEKGV; encoded by the coding sequence TTGTTGGACCGATTACAATCCCTTGCGGACCGTTACGAGAAGTTAAGTGAGCTGTTGTGCGACCCCGATGTCGCTAATGACTCCAAGAAGCTCAGGGATTATTCCAAAGAACAATCCGATTTACAGCCTGCTTATGAGGCTTATGTTGAATATAAAAATGTAATTGAAGAGCTCGAAGCTGCCAAAACCATGCAGGGCGAAAAGTTGGATGACGACATGCGCGAAATGGTGAAAATGGAGATCGAAGAGCTTACCCAGCGTGAGCGCGAGCTGGCGGAGAAGATTCGGATTTTGCTGCTGCCGAAGGACCCGAATGATGATAAGAACGTCATCATCGAGATTCGTGGCGCAGCCGGCGGCGACGAGGCGGCACTGTTTGCTTCCGACCTGTACCGGATGTATACCCGTTATGCGGATACCCAGGGCTGGAAGGTTGAACTGATGGACGTCAACACGAACGATCTGGGTGGCTTCAAGGAAGTCATCTTCATGATTAATGGTCGCGGCGCTTACAGCAAAATGAAATTTGAGAGCGGCGCGCACCGTGTGCAGCGTATTCCGGCTACGGAATCCGGAGGTCGTATCCATACATCCACCTCTACGGTGGCGGTCATGCCAGAGGCGGAAGAAGTGGATATCGAAATCCATGACAAGGATATCCGCGTGGATACCTTCTGCTCCAGTGGTGCAGGCGGTCAGTCCGTTAACACCACCAAGTCGGCGGTACGCGTAACGCATATCCCGACGGGGATTGTGGCTACGTGCCAAGACGGCAAATCGCAGAACTCCAATAAGGATAAGGCACTGCAGGTGCTTCGTGCCCGTATCTTTGATATGATGCGCCAAGAGGAAGAAGCGAAGTATGCCGGTGAGCGGAAGAGCAAAGTGGGTACAGGTGACCGCAGTGAGCGGATCCGTACGTACAACTTCCCGCAAAGCCGTGTAACCGATCACCGGATCGGACTTACCGTTCACAAGCTGGATCAAGTGATGAACGGGGAGATTGAAGAGATCGTTTCGGCGCTGACCCTTGCGGAGCAGGCTGAACTGATGGAAAAAGGAGTATAA
- a CDS encoding TetR/AcrR family transcriptional regulator, translated as MSAVDIKQSALAHFAKNGYEGASLKHIADDCGIKKPSIYAHFSSKKDLFLQVLQDVFQRQEDLMVGYFLDHADWPLEQQLHGFLESRLQAYRMDDEVRFFLRMAFFPPSSLYDEVMGMVYPLLDQQEENLSKLLAAGCPVHGRIIRYPRKAAIAYMTLLDGIHLETVYGGEERALRRVVAAWPVYWLGVKKQGYNHES; from the coding sequence ATGAGTGCCGTCGACATTAAACAATCCGCCCTTGCCCACTTTGCCAAAAACGGTTACGAAGGGGCATCGTTAAAACATATTGCTGACGACTGCGGAATCAAAAAACCGTCGATTTATGCCCATTTTTCCAGCAAAAAAGATTTGTTTCTGCAGGTGCTTCAGGACGTATTCCAGCGCCAAGAGGACTTAATGGTAGGCTATTTTCTCGACCATGCGGATTGGCCGCTGGAGCAGCAGCTACACGGATTTCTTGAAAGCCGTCTCCAAGCTTATCGTATGGATGATGAAGTCCGGTTCTTCTTGCGGATGGCCTTCTTCCCGCCAAGCTCGCTGTACGACGAAGTGATGGGGATGGTATATCCATTGCTGGACCAGCAGGAGGAGAACCTGTCCAAACTGCTTGCCGCAGGCTGCCCGGTTCACGGACGCATTATTCGTTATCCGCGTAAAGCCGCCATTGCCTACATGACCTTGCTGGACGGAATTCATCTGGAAACCGTATACGGCGGAGAAGAACGGGCCCTAAGACGGGTTGTGGCCGCTTGGCCCGTGTATTGGT
- a CDS encoding FtsW/RodA/SpoVE family cell cycle protein, with the protein MLQKFKKIDFVIVFVLLMLMVVSITSIYSATLDNTGFERHHIKMGIFYILGFAAFFGLSLIDYRLWNKYAMHIYIGGLLALLLPSFIGQTKNNATGWINLGIVDFQPAELFKLVLIIFITYVLIRKNKTKLSFWRDIVPIGLLTFIPFAVVMVQNDLGNGLSYIVILLGLLWIGNVKFSHALIGLLLVAGIAFGGAQAYIHYHDEIKESKIMESRGHWMERIDPWLIPEKATPKASYHTNNAKLAIASGGMSGEGYLQGSSVQSSRVPYTYSDSIFVQIAEEYGFIGSSILLLLYFILIHRMILISLESRDKAGPFLIIGIVAMLLYQIFENIGMFIGLMPLTGITLPFISYGGTSLIINMACLGVVMSVKLHGQEVEEDMPNPQTYRSVPPKQA; encoded by the coding sequence ATGCTTCAGAAATTCAAGAAAATTGATTTTGTTATCGTTTTTGTACTGTTGATGCTGATGGTTGTCAGTATTACATCGATATATAGTGCCACGCTCGACAACACCGGATTCGAAAGACACCATATCAAGATGGGGATATTTTATATCCTCGGATTTGCAGCCTTTTTTGGGCTCAGTTTGATTGATTATCGGTTATGGAATAAATACGCAATGCATATATACATCGGCGGGTTATTAGCCCTTCTGCTGCCTTCCTTCATCGGCCAGACCAAAAATAATGCCACAGGTTGGATTAATCTGGGTATCGTGGATTTTCAACCTGCGGAATTGTTCAAGCTGGTGCTGATCATATTTATCACCTATGTTCTTATCCGTAAGAATAAAACGAAGTTGTCCTTTTGGCGGGACATTGTACCGATTGGGCTCTTGACGTTTATCCCGTTTGCCGTTGTCATGGTTCAGAATGACTTGGGTAATGGACTGAGCTATATTGTCATCTTGCTTGGGTTGTTATGGATCGGGAATGTGAAGTTTTCGCACGCTCTCATCGGGCTGCTGCTTGTAGCAGGCATCGCTTTCGGTGGAGCACAGGCCTATATCCACTATCATGATGAAATCAAAGAATCGAAAATCATGGAGAGCCGCGGCCACTGGATGGAACGGATTGACCCATGGCTGATACCAGAAAAAGCAACGCCGAAAGCGAGTTATCATACGAACAATGCGAAGCTGGCCATTGCTTCAGGCGGTATGAGCGGAGAAGGGTATTTACAAGGAAGCTCCGTACAATCCTCGCGTGTACCTTATACGTATTCGGATTCAATTTTTGTGCAAATTGCAGAGGAATACGGCTTCATCGGTTCTTCCATTCTGTTGTTGTTATATTTCATACTCATTCACAGAATGATTTTGATTTCATTGGAAAGCCGGGACAAAGCGGGTCCATTTCTAATCATCGGCATTGTTGCCATGCTGCTGTATCAAATCTTTGAGAATATTGGCATGTTTATTGGGTTGATGCCTTTGACAGGGATTACGCTACCCTTCATCAGTTATGGTGGAACATCACTCATCATTAACATGGCATGCCTCGGGGTTGTCATGAGTGTGAAGCTGCATGGACAGGAAGTGGAGGAGGATATGCCTAATCCTCAAACGTACCGCTCTGTACCCCCAAAACAGGCTTGA
- the ychF gene encoding redox-regulated ATPase YchF produces MALKAGIVGLPNVGKSTLFNAITQAGAESANYPFCTIDPNVGVVEVPDERLNKLTELVQPNKTVPTAFEFVDIAGLVRGASKGEGLGNKFLAHIREVDAIVHVVRCFEDENITHVDGKVNPVSDIQTINLELILADLDSVEKRIDRAKKNMKGGNKQYAQEVELLERLKEALYNDQPARSVELSDDEKLIVRDLHLLTLKPVLYAANLSEDGVTEADSNPFVQQVRDFAAAENALVVPISAKVEAEIAELEGEDKAMFLEELGLEESGLNRLIKAAYSLLGLYTYFTAGVQEVRAWTIRKGTKAPQAAGVIHTDFERGFIRAEVVAYDDLVAAGSMNGAKERGQLRLEGKEYVVNDGDVMHFRFNV; encoded by the coding sequence ATGGCTTTAAAAGCAGGAATCGTCGGTTTGCCAAACGTCGGCAAATCAACATTGTTTAATGCGATCACGCAAGCAGGCGCCGAATCGGCCAACTATCCGTTCTGTACGATTGATCCTAACGTCGGTGTTGTGGAAGTGCCGGATGAGCGCCTCAACAAACTGACCGAACTGGTTCAGCCGAACAAAACGGTACCGACCGCTTTTGAATTCGTGGACATCGCGGGCTTGGTTCGCGGGGCGAGCAAAGGGGAAGGCCTTGGGAACAAGTTTCTTGCCCATATTCGTGAAGTGGATGCCATCGTTCATGTTGTTCGCTGCTTTGAGGACGAGAACATTACCCACGTTGACGGTAAAGTGAACCCGGTCAGCGATATCCAGACGATTAATCTGGAGCTGATCCTAGCGGATCTCGACAGCGTGGAGAAGCGGATCGATCGCGCGAAGAAGAACATGAAGGGCGGCAATAAGCAGTATGCTCAGGAAGTAGAACTGCTGGAGCGCCTGAAGGAAGCCCTTTACAACGATCAACCGGCACGCAGCGTGGAACTGAGCGACGATGAGAAGCTGATTGTTCGTGATTTGCACCTGCTGACATTGAAGCCGGTGCTATACGCGGCTAACCTGAGCGAAGACGGCGTTACGGAAGCCGACAGCAATCCTTTTGTACAGCAGGTTCGTGATTTCGCGGCTGCGGAGAACGCACTCGTGGTTCCGATCAGCGCGAAGGTTGAAGCCGAGATTGCCGAGCTTGAGGGCGAGGATAAAGCGATGTTCCTTGAGGAGCTGGGGCTGGAGGAATCCGGTTTGAACCGTCTGATCAAGGCGGCTTACAGTCTTCTGGGATTGTACACCTACTTTACGGCAGGCGTGCAGGAAGTACGTGCCTGGACGATCCGCAAAGGAACGAAGGCTCCGCAAGCGGCTGGCGTGATTCATACCGACTTCGAACGCGGCTTTATCCGTGCTGAGGTCGTAGCTTACGATGATCTGGTTGCGGCCGGATCGATGAACGGCGCGAAGGAACGCGGACAGCTTCGCCTGGAAGGCAAAGAGTACGTTGTGAATGACGGCGATGTGATGCACTTCCGTTTCAATGTGTAG
- the prmC gene encoding peptide chain release factor N(5)-glutamine methyltransferase, protein MKRTIFELTPQRSIREAFVEASSFLDGLRVMEPQRNAQLLLEHVLRLSGTSYYMALADPFPADRRYALEEAINRKAQGVPAQYIIGEQEFYGRPFEVTPAVLIPRPETELLVEAVLKYGRELTSRSYERLQAIDIGTGSGAIAITLALQEPAWDLLASDISPDALEVAARNAKQLNACVEFRQGNLLEPFAGMAPDILVSNPPYIPAEDIEGLQPEVRDYEPRTALDGGPDGLNPYRIMMAQLPLLSAPPRLIAFELGMGQAEDVAELLRSAGHWKEIVTVPDLAGIDRHVLGIFR, encoded by the coding sequence TTGAAGCGGACGATATTTGAATTGACGCCGCAGCGCAGCATAAGAGAAGCCTTTGTGGAGGCTTCTTCTTTTTTAGACGGCTTGCGGGTAATGGAACCGCAGCGGAATGCGCAGCTGCTGCTGGAGCATGTGCTGAGATTGTCGGGAACCTCATATTATATGGCACTCGCGGATCCGTTTCCGGCGGACCGCCGCTACGCCCTGGAAGAAGCGATCAATCGCAAAGCCCAAGGCGTTCCTGCGCAGTATATTATCGGCGAACAGGAATTTTACGGCAGACCGTTTGAAGTTACGCCGGCGGTTCTCATTCCGCGTCCGGAAACGGAGCTGCTCGTGGAAGCGGTGCTGAAGTATGGACGGGAGCTTACTTCGCGATCGTATGAAAGGCTACAGGCCATTGATATCGGCACGGGTAGCGGGGCCATCGCCATTACGTTGGCATTGCAGGAGCCGGCATGGGATTTGCTGGCGAGCGATATTTCGCCGGATGCGCTGGAGGTAGCTGCTCGTAATGCGAAGCAGCTGAACGCCTGTGTCGAGTTTCGGCAGGGGAACCTGTTGGAGCCATTCGCCGGCATGGCCCCGGACATCCTTGTCTCCAACCCGCCGTACATTCCGGCGGAGGATATTGAGGGACTTCAGCCCGAAGTCCGTGATTATGAGCCGCGAACGGCACTGGATGGCGGGCCGGACGGATTGAATCCGTACCGGATCATGATGGCGCAGCTGCCCTTGCTGTCAGCTCCGCCGCGGCTGATCGCCTTTGAGCTGGGTATGGGCCAAGCCGAGGATGTGGCAGAGCTTCTGCGGAGTGCAGGGCACTGGAAGGAAATCGTCACGGTGCCGGATTTGGCGGGGATTGACAGGCATGTTCTGGGAATTTTCCGTTAA
- the cls gene encoding cardiolipin synthase → MRKGIEAVLITALLFAFYYFGMDYFGKTTGTIIGIFSTLTVVSIGFMIFMENRHPTSTLAWILLLALVPIVGLVFYFLFGQNYFKRRKYDKKARKDVLVYTSEVLRKNTPDISCFKPEVQQLLQLSTRLARTPISFSSDTKVLTDGEETFAALIAELEQAAHHIHMEYYIYRPDAIGTQIQEILIRKAKEGVAVRFMVDAVGSLQLPPSFLQEMRDAGVQVAVFGSPKTIFFTSRVNYRNHRKIVVIDGSVGFVGGLNVGDEYLSRSKAFGFWRDTHMLVRGEAVRTLQVIFLQDWQYMTGEQPSEPIYYSPDLLENRAGAVQIIASGPDNERRALKNIFFSMIVSARKSVWLATPYFIPDEDIFTALRVAALSGLDVRILFPSKPDKWLPFLASHSYFPALLDAGVRVYEYEKGFMHSKLLIVDGEVATIGTANMDMRSFHLNFEVNALLVHTESVGRLVSDFEQDQESAILYDRNHTRKKRIMTRLLESAARLMSPLL, encoded by the coding sequence ATGAGAAAGGGAATAGAGGCTGTACTGATTACCGCGCTTTTGTTCGCGTTTTATTATTTTGGCATGGATTATTTCGGGAAGACGACAGGGACCATTATCGGGATATTCTCTACGCTAACCGTAGTATCCATCGGATTCATGATTTTTATGGAGAATCGTCATCCCACCAGCACGTTGGCCTGGATTCTGCTTTTGGCGCTTGTCCCTATCGTAGGGCTTGTCTTTTATTTTTTGTTCGGACAGAACTATTTCAAGCGGAGAAAATACGATAAAAAAGCGCGGAAGGACGTGCTGGTATATACCAGCGAAGTGCTCCGGAAGAACACCCCAGACATCTCCTGCTTTAAGCCCGAAGTGCAGCAGCTCCTTCAGCTGTCTACCCGCCTTGCACGCACGCCGATTTCCTTCTCGAGCGATACCAAGGTGCTGACCGACGGGGAAGAGACTTTTGCGGCCTTGATTGCGGAGCTGGAACAAGCGGCGCATCACATTCATATGGAATATTACATTTACCGTCCGGATGCGATCGGAACGCAGATCCAGGAAATTTTGATACGGAAGGCGAAAGAGGGGGTGGCCGTTCGGTTTATGGTGGACGCCGTTGGCAGCTTGCAGCTGCCGCCTTCCTTTTTGCAAGAGATGCGAGATGCGGGTGTACAGGTCGCCGTATTCGGCAGTCCCAAAACGATATTTTTCACGAGCCGCGTGAATTACCGCAATCATCGCAAAATCGTTGTTATTGACGGGAGTGTCGGATTCGTTGGTGGATTGAATGTAGGGGATGAGTATTTAAGCCGCAGCAAGGCATTTGGTTTCTGGCGCGATACCCACATGCTTGTCCGTGGAGAGGCTGTCAGAACGCTCCAAGTTATCTTTCTCCAGGATTGGCAGTACATGACAGGTGAGCAGCCGAGTGAACCCATCTATTATTCACCGGATTTGCTGGAGAACCGTGCCGGTGCCGTCCAGATTATCGCAAGCGGACCGGACAATGAGCGAAGAGCCCTGAAGAACATCTTCTTCTCCATGATTGTGTCGGCTCGTAAGTCGGTATGGCTGGCTACGCCTTATTTTATACCGGATGAAGACATATTCACCGCGCTCAGGGTTGCTGCCTTGTCCGGTCTTGATGTACGGATTCTGTTTCCGTCGAAACCGGACAAATGGCTTCCCTTCCTGGCTTCTCATTCCTATTTTCCGGCTCTGCTGGATGCCGGGGTAAGGGTGTATGAATATGAAAAAGGGTTTATGCACTCGAAGCTGCTAATCGTTGACGGCGAGGTCGCAACCATTGGTACGGCTAACATGGACATGCGGAGCTTCCACCTTAATTTTGAGGTTAATGCTTTACTCGTTCATACGGAAAGCGTAGGCAGGCTGGTATCCGACTTCGAGCAGGACCAGGAATCCGCTATCCTGTACGACCGCAATCATACCCGTAAAAAAAGAATCATGACCCGGCTGCTGGAGTCGGCCGCCCGGCTAATGTCACCTCTGCTGTAA
- a CDS encoding phospholipase D family protein, producing the protein MGFRQLFHTRTSENQNTPREGTKLVPGKPSRGFRIRNTILIGLALLILWLIGVMIYQTHKPLPKGISYESPLYQSDVKMWMDLTYPGPDGQPIHDREIGPRISQIIDESRKFLVIDMFLFNGYTHKGQIFPEVSEELTHLLVVHKKKYPDMDIFFISDEVNTGYGSYSLPEFEAMKAAGIHVIITDVNRLRDSTPIYSAVWRTFFQWFGQSGRGTLPNLMASEAPDITVRSYLKLLNVKANHRKIVISENTALVTSANIHDASAFHSNIAFETSGDIIGDMLAAEQAAVNLTSRIKLPEYEPDSKPHMQPSGQANDVDVRYLTEGKIYKYVLKAIEQSQPGDTLWMGMFYLADSKVMDQLLKASDRGVDIRLILDPNQNAFGRDKIGIPNRPAAAELIQKSKGNISVRWYNTGTEQYHTKLMYIAKPTGKSVITGGSTNFTQRNLADLNLENNLWIAAPKDHPLTRDLDRYFHRIWLNEGAAFSLEVEAYQGKTTWMKDILFKLQKWLGFTTF; encoded by the coding sequence TTGGGTTTCCGCCAATTATTTCATACGCGCACTTCAGAAAATCAAAATACACCTCGTGAAGGTACAAAGCTTGTACCAGGGAAACCTTCCAGAGGCTTCCGCATACGAAACACGATTTTGATCGGCCTGGCCCTTCTCATTCTCTGGCTTATCGGCGTGATGATTTATCAGACGCATAAGCCGCTGCCGAAGGGGATCTCTTATGAAAGCCCGCTTTACCAGAGCGACGTTAAAATGTGGATGGACCTGACCTATCCCGGACCGGACGGTCAACCGATACATGATCGCGAAATCGGACCACGCATCAGTCAAATTATCGATGAATCCCGGAAGTTCCTGGTGATCGATATGTTTCTGTTCAATGGCTACACCCATAAAGGTCAGATATTCCCTGAAGTCAGCGAAGAACTCACTCATCTTCTGGTTGTCCATAAGAAGAAATATCCCGACATGGATATCTTCTTTATTTCCGATGAAGTCAATACCGGATATGGCTCCTATTCGCTGCCGGAATTCGAGGCCATGAAAGCAGCCGGGATTCATGTAATTATAACCGATGTCAACCGGCTTCGAGATTCCACGCCCATCTATTCCGCTGTATGGCGAACGTTCTTCCAGTGGTTTGGCCAGTCGGGCAGAGGGACACTCCCCAATCTGATGGCAAGCGAAGCACCCGATATTACGGTCCGCTCCTATCTGAAGCTGCTGAATGTGAAGGCCAATCACCGTAAAATCGTCATCAGCGAGAACACTGCGCTGGTCACTTCGGCCAACATCCATGACGCCAGCGCGTTCCATTCAAACATTGCCTTCGAAACGAGTGGGGACATCATCGGGGATATGCTTGCAGCTGAACAAGCTGCCGTTAACCTTACAAGCCGAATCAAACTGCCGGAATATGAGCCAGACTCCAAGCCACACATGCAACCTTCTGGTCAAGCAAACGATGTCGATGTTCGTTATCTGACGGAAGGAAAAATCTATAAATATGTTCTGAAAGCCATAGAGCAATCACAGCCTGGGGACACGCTCTGGATGGGGATGTTCTATCTAGCCGACAGCAAAGTCATGGACCAGCTTCTTAAGGCCTCGGACCGCGGCGTTGATATCCGCCTCATCCTGGATCCGAACCAGAATGCCTTCGGCCGGGACAAGATCGGCATCCCTAACCGTCCGGCTGCCGCTGAGCTCATCCAAAAATCCAAGGGCAACATCTCTGTTCGCTGGTACAACACCGGTACAGAGCAGTATCATACCAAGCTCATGTACATTGCCAAACCGACAGGCAAGTCTGTGATTACCGGTGGGTCAACCAACTTCACCCAGCGGAATCTGGCTGATCTCAATTTGGAAAACAACTTGTGGATAGCCGCACCTAAGGATCATCCGCTTACCCGGGATCTGGACCGTTACTTTCATCGAATATGGCTCAACGAAGGCGCAGCCTTTAGTCTCGAAGTTGAGGCTTACCAAGGAAAAACGACATGGATGAAGGACATCCTGTTTAAACTGCAAAAATGGCTCGGTTTCACTACCTTTTAA
- the fni gene encoding type 2 isopentenyl-diphosphate Delta-isomerase, with amino-acid sequence MNSEHKETADKPAETISGRGSEKLEGRLMPEVPTGERKIEHVRLCLNEEVGSVGVTTGFERYRFRHSALPEIDFDDIKLDTTFLNFSVRTPFLISSMTGGSKATGEINRRLAEAAQRRGWALGVGSVRAAVEKEELASTFRVRESAPSVPVIANLGAVQLNYGFGLNDCQRAVDIAGADMLVLHLNGLQEVFQPEGNTRFGCLLGRIEDLCRTLSVPVGIKEVGWGIDGETARSLLNIGAAFIDVAGAGGTSWSQVEKFRSPDPVRRAAAEAFAGWGNPTAECIVEVREAAPTCAIIGSGGLQSGVDAAKALSLGADLAGFGRGLLGSAVESVEALDQRLAQVELELRTAMFGIGAGNIDALKSTNRLIRV; translated from the coding sequence ATGAATTCAGAACATAAAGAAACTGCGGATAAACCTGCTGAAACCATTTCAGGCAGAGGATCGGAAAAACTTGAGGGCAGGCTGATGCCGGAAGTGCCCACGGGCGAGCGGAAAATAGAGCATGTACGCTTATGCTTGAATGAGGAAGTAGGCTCTGTGGGAGTAACCACCGGTTTTGAACGTTACCGCTTCCGTCACTCCGCACTGCCGGAAATTGACTTTGACGATATTAAGCTGGACACAACATTTCTTAATTTTTCTGTACGCACACCATTTCTAATCAGCTCCATGACTGGCGGAAGCAAGGCTACCGGAGAGATCAATAGACGTTTAGCTGAAGCAGCGCAGCGGCGCGGCTGGGCACTTGGGGTAGGCTCCGTTCGGGCCGCGGTGGAGAAGGAAGAGCTTGCTTCTACTTTCCGTGTCCGGGAGAGTGCGCCGAGCGTGCCGGTTATCGCTAACCTTGGAGCGGTGCAGCTGAACTATGGCTTTGGCCTTAACGATTGTCAGCGGGCGGTAGATATCGCGGGTGCGGACATGCTGGTTCTCCATTTAAACGGACTTCAAGAGGTGTTTCAGCCGGAAGGGAATACCCGGTTTGGCTGTTTGCTTGGGCGAATTGAGGATCTGTGCCGTACACTTTCGGTACCGGTTGGCATTAAAGAAGTTGGCTGGGGAATCGATGGTGAAACGGCGCGGAGCCTGCTGAATATCGGGGCGGCCTTCATCGACGTGGCAGGTGCGGGCGGTACTTCATGGAGTCAGGTTGAAAAATTTCGCAGCCCGGATCCGGTTCGCCGCGCAGCGGCTGAGGCTTTCGCCGGTTGGGGCAATCCTACCGCGGAATGTATCGTGGAGGTGCGCGAAGCTGCGCCAACCTGTGCGATTATTGGCAGCGGTGGGCTGCAGAGCGGCGTCGATGCGGCTAAAGCGCTCTCGCTTGGCGCCGATCTGGCAGGCTTCGGGCGTGGACTCCTGGGCTCGGCGGTCGAATCCGTGGAAGCGCTGGATCAGCGGCTTGCCCAGGTGGAGTTGGAGCTGCGGACGGCGATGTTCGGAATCGGCGCAGGGAATATCGATGCGCTGAAGTCTACCAACCGGCTGATTCGTGTATAA